One genomic region from Anopheles bellator chromosome 2, idAnoBellAS_SP24_06.2, whole genome shotgun sequence encodes:
- the LOC131207202 gene encoding shematrin-like protein 2 encodes MSGQVCVLLLLVMTTVGISLAIPIQNSGAGAGLEKQLQPTRLEAVDSVVLPAVASDAEVDRNKRQLGFGGIGFGLELFGGGFGGGYGGGYGGGPFGGGYGGGPYGGFGGPYGGFGGPYGGFGGPYGGYSNGYEYGYGSGYSNGFFG; translated from the coding sequence ATGTCGGGACAAGTGtgcgtgttgttgctgctggtgatgacCACCGTTGGGATCTCGCTAGCCATCCCGATCCAGAACTCTGGCGCTGGTGCCGGGCTCGAGAAACAACTCCAGCCGACAAGGCTGGAAGCGGTGGACAGCGTGGTGTTGCCAGCTGTGGCCAGTGACGCGGAAGTTGATCGCAATAAGCGACAGCTAGGCTTCGGTGGTATCGGCTTCGGTCTGGAACTgttcggtggtggcttcggcgGGGGTTACGGTGGTGGTTACGGTGGTGGACCCTTCGGAGGAGGTTACGGTGGTGGACCCTATGGAGGCTTCGGCGGACCCTATGGAGGCTTCGGAGGACCCTACGGAGGCTTCGGTGGACCATACGGTGGATACTCAAACGGCTATGAATACGGCTATGGATCGGGATACAGCAACGGGTTCTTCGGTTAA